A single region of the Ziziphus jujuba cultivar Dongzao chromosome 10, ASM3175591v1 genome encodes:
- the LOC125421101 gene encoding alcohol-forming fatty acyl-CoA reductase, with translation MDLESILQFLEDKTILVTGATGFLAKIFVEKILRVQPNVKKLYLVFRASDCEKAEQRMHNEVIGKQVFRVLREKWGAEFDSFISEKVVAVPGDITYENLGVKDFNLREEMWKNIDVIVNSAATTDFCERYDVAFGINTLGVEHVLSFGKKCVKLKMLVHVSTAYVCGEREGLILETPLKMGQTLKASSSSKLDIKLEKKLVSEKLKQLQEQDISQQEIANAMSDFGLKRAREFGWPNTYVFTKAMGEMIAEEAKDEVPLLIIRPTMVTSTLNEPFPGWIEGLRTIDSVIVGYGRGKLTCFLASPTLIFDLIPADMVVNAMIVAMVADHGNKSSGKIYQVGSSLKNPIKTKMVRNFLFQYFVENPLINKDGKPIKVRIGTALPNMPSFRIYMLIRFMIPLKILQVVNIALFQYFKDLYVSNKRKIKMVMRLVELYKPYLVFKGIFDDLNTEKLRVKARESCKELDDFNFDPKRIDWEDYFLNVHIPGLRKHVIR, from the exons ATGGATTTGGAAAGCATACTCCAATTTCTGGAGGATAAGACCATTTTGGTCACAGGAGCCACTGGCTTTCTTGCAAAGA tttTTGTGGAGAAAATACTGAGGGTCCAACCAAATGTGAAGAAACTCTATCTAGTTTTCAGAGCCTCAGATTGTGAGAAAGCAGAGCAACGCATGCATAATgag GTGATAGGAAAGCAGGTGTTCAGGGTACTAAGAGAAAAATGGGGTGCAGAGTTTGATTCCTTTATATCAGAAAAAGTGGTTGCAGTCCCTGGAGATATTACTTATGAAAACTTGGGAGTAAAAGATTTCAATTTGAGGGAGGAGATGTGGAAGAATATAGATGTCATTGTCAATTCTGCTGCAACTACTGACTTTTGTGAAAG ATATGATGTTGCTTTTGGTATAAATACATTGGGAGTTGAACATGTTTTGAGCTTTGGAAAGAAATGTGTTAAGCTGAAGATGCTTGTTCACGTCTCAACTG CTTATGTGTGTGGTGAAAGGGAGGGTCTAATACTGGAGACTCCATTAAAGATGGGACAGACTTTGAAGGCAAGCTCCAGCTCCAAGTTGGATATTAAACTAGAAAAGAAACTGGTGTCCGAAAAACTGAAACAACTACAAGAGCAAGACATTTCCCAACAAGAAATTGCTAACGCCATGAGCGATTTCGGCttgaaaag GGCAAGAGAGTTTGGATGGCCAAATACGTATGTATTTACAAAGGCAATGGGAGAAATGATTGCTGAAGAAGCAAAAGATGAGGTTCCTCTGCTTATCATACGCCCTACAATGGTTACCAGCACTTTGAATGAACCTTTTCCTGGTTGGATTGAAGGTTTGag AACCATTGACAGTGTAATTGTTGGTTATGGTAGAGGGAAGTTGACATGCTTTCTCGCCTCTCCTACCTTGATATTTGATttg ATACCAGCTGACATGGTGGTAAATGCTATGATTGTGGCCATGGTAGCTGATCATGGAAATAAATCCTCCGGTAAAATTTATCAAGTGGGGTCCTCACTGAAAAAccctattaaaacaaaaatggtaCGAAATTTTTTATTCCAATACTTTGTTGAAAATCCATTGATCAACAAGGATGGGAAGCCAATCAAAGTTCGAATAGGGACAGCATTGCCCAATATGCCTTCTTTCAGGATCTACATGCTCATTCGCTTTATGATACCTCTCAag atactGCAAGTGGTGAATATAGCATTATTCCAGTATTTCAAAGACCTGTACGTTAGCAATAAGCGGAAAATCAAAATGGTAATGCGGTTGGTGGAACTTTACAAACCATATTTGGTCTTCAAGGGCAt tTTTGACGACTTAAACACAGAGAAGCTGAGGGTGAAAGCAAGGGAAAGTTGCAAAGAATTggatgattttaattttgatccAAAGCGCATTGATTGGGAAGACTACTTTCTGAATGTTCACATTCCTGGCCTCAGGAAACATGTTATTCGTtga
- the LOC107410522 gene encoding uncharacterized protein LOC107410522, which produces MTGVIKKFFIVSMLIWIAPIAILFGFNQHWLAGSTHMSPYSLTLVSGLLAVVSVNIVIAFYIYMAIKEPSDKHEPDPSFLANAKATVSRSTVDTDISSQSSKKQE; this is translated from the exons ATGACTGGAGTAATAAAAAAGTTCTTCATCGTGTCCATGTTGATATGGATAGCTCCAATTGCAATACTATTTGGGTTTAACCAACATTGGCTTGCTG GTTCCACTCATATGTCCCCTTATTCTCTGACACTGGTGAGTGGACTACTCGCTGTTGTTTCAGTCAATATAGTTATTGCATTTTACATATACATGGCAATTAAGGAACCTTCAGACAAACATGAGCCCGATCCTTCATTTCTTGCCAATGCTAAAGCTACTGTCAGCCGGTCTACCGTTGACACCGATATATCTTCCCAATCCAGCAAGAAACAAGAGTAA
- the LOC107410525 gene encoding putative phytosulfokines 6 isoform X1 — protein sequence MKQGALSTVLLLFLILIISSSKSSARFLTTKQGGEDQTLNEIIISGTSDLVELEDSESANQLMGVEECKKEDDECLKRRIIAEAHLDYIYTQHHKP from the exons ATGAAGCAGGGTGCTCTGTCTACTGTTCTTCTCCTTTTCCTGATTCTCATaatttcttcttcaaaatcatccGCTCGTTTCTTGACAACCAAACAAG GAGGAGAAGATCAAACACTCAATGAAATCATTATAAGTGGGACTTCTGATCTAGTAGAGTTGGAAGACAGTGAATCTGCAAAT cAGCTAATGGGAGTTGAGGAGTGCAAGAAGGAAGATGATGAATGCTTGAAAAGAAGGATAATTGCAGAGGCTCATTTGGACTATATCTACACCCAGCACCATAAGCCTTGA
- the LOC107410525 gene encoding putative phytosulfokines 6 isoform X2, which produces MKQGALSTVLLLFLILIISSSKSSARFLTTKQGGEDQTLNEIIISGTSDLVELEDSESANLMGVEECKKEDDECLKRRIIAEAHLDYIYTQHHKP; this is translated from the exons ATGAAGCAGGGTGCTCTGTCTACTGTTCTTCTCCTTTTCCTGATTCTCATaatttcttcttcaaaatcatccGCTCGTTTCTTGACAACCAAACAAG GAGGAGAAGATCAAACACTCAATGAAATCATTATAAGTGGGACTTCTGATCTAGTAGAGTTGGAAGACAGTGAATCTGCAAAT CTAATGGGAGTTGAGGAGTGCAAGAAGGAAGATGATGAATGCTTGAAAAGAAGGATAATTGCAGAGGCTCATTTGGACTATATCTACACCCAGCACCATAAGCCTTGA